In Sulfitobacter sp. OXR-159, one DNA window encodes the following:
- a CDS encoding TIGR04283 family arsenosugar biosynthesis glycosyltransferase, translating into MRAPISVVIPSLNAAAALPACLAALVEGLQAGLIREVILSDGGSTDGTPQLAEGWGGEVISGAPSRGGQLRRGCDAAQGEWLLVLHADTVLAPGWTDAVQGHMARRAGAAGWFRLRFDQRGLAPRLVAGWANLRSACGLPYGDQGLLLPRALYDAVGGYPDQPLMEDVALARALRGRLARLEGIAVTSAEKYRRQGWLRRGGRNLWTLMRYIMGASPDALAESYRRS; encoded by the coding sequence ATGCGCGCGCCGATCTCTGTCGTCATTCCCAGTCTCAATGCAGCCGCCGCGCTGCCTGCTTGCCTTGCCGCGCTTGTCGAAGGCTTGCAGGCCGGGCTGATCCGCGAGGTTATCCTGAGCGATGGCGGGTCGACAGATGGCACACCTCAGCTGGCCGAAGGCTGGGGGGGCGAGGTGATCTCGGGCGCGCCCTCGCGGGGGGGGCAGTTGCGGCGTGGATGCGACGCGGCGCAGGGGGAGTGGCTCTTGGTGCTCCATGCCGACACGGTGCTGGCGCCGGGTTGGACCGATGCGGTGCAGGGTCACATGGCGCGCCGGGCAGGGGCTGCGGGGTGGTTTCGCCTTAGGTTCGATCAGCGCGGGTTGGCACCGCGGTTGGTCGCGGGCTGGGCGAACCTGCGCAGCGCTTGTGGCTTGCCCTATGGCGATCAGGGGCTGCTGCTGCCGCGCGCGCTTTATGATGCGGTTGGCGGTTACCCCGATCAGCCGCTGATGGAGGATGTCGCGCTGGCCCGCGCCCTGCGAGGCCGATTGGCGCGGCTTGAGGGCATCGCCGTGACCAGTGCCGAGAAATACCGCCGTCAGGGCTGGCTGCGCCGCGGTGGGCGCAACCTGTGGACGCTGATGCGCTACATAATGGGTGCCAGCCCCGACGCCCTTGCGGAAAGCTATCGGCGGTCATGA
- a CDS encoding crotonase/enoyl-CoA hydratase family protein, which produces MPRVTTRIEDHIAHVTLTRADKMNAVDDKMIEAIIAAGQEVAASDARVVVLSGEGKGFCAGIDIGGLSGMVGKDPEALIMPRTHGDGTTNKWQEVSMVWHRLEIPVIAALHGVVYGAGMQLALGADIRIAAPDSKLAVMEMKWGIVPDMGGMVLLPRLVRSDVLRRLTYTGAPVEAAQAERWGLVTEVADDPQAAALELARVIAGKGPNAVRAAKRLIGYAESGASDADVLLSESREQAALLGKPEQMEVIAAEFGKRPAVFK; this is translated from the coding sequence ATGCCCCGCGTCACCACCCGGATCGAAGACCATATCGCCCATGTGACCCTCACCCGCGCCGACAAGATGAACGCCGTGGATGATAAGATGATCGAAGCGATTATTGCGGCAGGGCAGGAGGTTGCGGCCTCGGATGCCCGGGTGGTGGTGCTCTCAGGCGAGGGCAAAGGCTTTTGCGCCGGGATCGATATTGGCGGGTTGTCAGGGATGGTCGGTAAGGATCCTGAAGCGTTGATCATGCCGCGGACACATGGGGATGGGACGACGAACAAGTGGCAGGAGGTGTCGATGGTCTGGCACCGTTTGGAAATCCCGGTGATCGCGGCGCTTCACGGGGTGGTCTATGGCGCTGGGATGCAATTGGCGCTTGGCGCGGATATCCGCATAGCGGCGCCGGATAGCAAGCTTGCGGTGATGGAGATGAAATGGGGCATCGTGCCGGATATGGGCGGCATGGTTCTGTTGCCGCGTTTGGTGCGTTCGGATGTGTTGCGGCGGTTGACCTATACTGGGGCACCTGTGGAGGCCGCGCAGGCGGAGCGCTGGGGGCTGGTGACCGAGGTCGCCGATGACCCGCAGGCGGCGGCTTTGGAACTGGCGCGGGTGATTGCCGGGAAGGGGCCGAATGCCGTGCGGGCGGCCAAGCGGTTGATTGGATATGCGGAATCCGGGGCGTCGGATGCAGATGTACTCTTGTCCGAGTCGCGGGAACAGGCGGCGCTCTTGGGCAAGCCAGAGCAGATGGAGGTGATCGCGGCGGAGTTCGGCAAGCGGCCTGCGGTGTTTAAGTAG
- a CDS encoding folate-binding protein yields MTTRRILRLSGPDTRDFLQGIVTNDVGKLDQGPVYAALLTPQGKYMADFFLIADGDSVLLDVDESLGDMLSQRLSMYKLRAKVTIEPSGLHLHRGTGPAPEDAVADPRHSEMGWRAYRDTPQTEDITDWNALRVAHLIPETGVELTPDTFILEAGLDRINGLDFRKGCYVGQEVTARMKHKTELRKGLTRVEVSGSAATGTAIMAEGKPAGTLFTQAGGQALAHLRFDRAKGQMQADDAQVTWPGPAA; encoded by the coding sequence ATGACCACGCGCCGCATTCTGCGCCTCTCCGGCCCCGACACCCGCGATTTCCTGCAAGGCATCGTGACCAATGACGTTGGCAAACTTGACCAAGGCCCGGTCTACGCCGCCCTGCTGACGCCGCAGGGCAAATATATGGCCGATTTCTTTCTGATCGCTGACGGCGATAGCGTTTTGCTTGATGTGGACGAAAGCCTTGGTGATATGCTGAGCCAACGGCTGTCGATGTATAAGCTGCGCGCCAAGGTGACGATTGAGCCGAGCGGGCTGCACCTGCACCGTGGCACCGGCCCCGCACCCGAAGATGCCGTGGCCGACCCGCGTCATTCGGAAATGGGCTGGCGCGCCTATCGCGACACGCCGCAGACCGAGGACATAACCGATTGGAACGCCCTGCGCGTGGCGCATCTGATCCCTGAGACTGGCGTGGAACTGACCCCGGATACGTTTATCCTCGAAGCCGGGCTTGATCGGATCAACGGGCTCGACTTCCGCAAGGGCTGCTATGTCGGCCAAGAGGTCACGGCGCGGATGAAGCACAAGACTGAGTTGCGCAAGGGGCTGACACGGGTTGAGGTCAGCGGCAGCGCCGCGACGGGCACGGCGATCATGGCAGAGGGCAAGCCGGCGGGCACGCTATTCACCCAAGCGGGCGGTCAAGCGCTGGCGCATCTGCGCTTTGACCGCGCCAAAGGGCAGATGCAGGCCGATGATGCGCAGGTCACTTGGCCCGGCCCTGCCGCCTGA
- the efp gene encoding elongation factor P: MPKINGNEIRPGNVLEHNGGLWAAVKVDHVKPGKGGAFAQVEMRNLRNGSKLNERFRSADKVERVRLEQKDQQFLYEDDGMLVVMDTETYEQVQLDAELLGDTRPFLQDGMMIVVEYHDAEALNARLPQKVVCNIAETEPVVKGQTAANSFKPAILENGVKISVPPFVGQDEAIVVNTETMEYVERA; the protein is encoded by the coding sequence ATGCCCAAGATTAACGGAAACGAGATCCGCCCCGGAAACGTCCTTGAACATAACGGTGGCCTTTGGGCGGCCGTGAAGGTCGATCACGTGAAGCCCGGCAAGGGCGGTGCCTTTGCCCAAGTCGAGATGCGCAACCTGCGCAACGGCTCCAAATTGAACGAACGCTTCCGCTCTGCCGACAAGGTCGAGCGCGTGCGTCTGGAGCAAAAAGACCAGCAATTTCTGTATGAAGACGACGGTATGCTGGTGGTAATGGACACCGAAACCTATGAGCAGGTGCAGCTTGATGCCGAGCTTTTGGGTGACACACGCCCCTTCCTGCAAGACGGCATGATGATCGTGGTCGAGTACCATGACGCCGAGGCGCTGAACGCCCGTCTGCCGCAAAAAGTGGTCTGCAACATTGCCGAGACAGAGCCAGTCGTCAAAGGCCAGACAGCGGCGAATTCCTTCAAGCCAGCCATTCTGGAAAACGGTGTGAAGATCTCTGTTCCGCCCTTCGTGGGGCAGGACGAAGCGATCGTGGTGAACACCGAAACCATGGAATATGTCGAACGCGCTTGA
- a CDS encoding valine--tRNA ligase, with amino-acid sequence MALEKTFNAAEAESRIYADWETKGAFKAGANAQRDEHFSVMIPPPNVTGSLHMGHAFNNTLQDILVRWHRMQGFDTLWQPGQDHAGIATQMVVERELAATGQPGRRELGREAFTAKVWEQKQKSGGTIIDQLRRLGASCDWSRNAFTMSGAPGAPEGEEGNFHDAVIKVFVDMYNKGLIYRGKRLVNWDPHFETAISDLEVESTEVDGHMWHFKYPLAGGETYTYVEKDEDGNTLFEETRDYISIATTRPETMLGDGAVAVHPSDERYASIVGKLCEIPVGPKEQRRLIPIITDEYPDKNFGSGAVKITGAHDFNDYGVAKRNNIPLYALMDTQGRMRADGLPYDQAAARAQAIADGSEAAPEDATEINLVPDAYRGLDRFEARKRVVEDVTAEGLAVMTEATDPRLGRAAKKAPVEPGEGGEMRTEEENLVPLVEAKKIMQPFGDRSKVVIEPMLTDQWFVATDKIVQPAIDAVRSGEVTILPEQDRKVYFHWLENIEPWCISRQLWWGHQIPVWYGPEINKELSEEPYVVGTDQTVWLSYLDKKAFCAADYETAKGDMIDSYGDLEVIVVESQYEAIVRTGNAKRDTNNNPLQVFVWRDPDVLDTWFSSGLWPIGTLGWPEQTAELEKYFPTSVLVTGFDIIFFWVARMMMMQYAVVDQKPFDTVYVHALVRDEKGKKMSKSLGNVLDPLELIDEFGADAVRFTVTSMAAMGRDLKLSTQRIAGYRNFGTKLWNAHRFAEMNNVFASMPAAMPQPQATLNKWIVGETARIREEVDAALGNFRFNDAANALYAFVWGKVCDWYVELSKPLLQDDAPEAEETRATMAWVLEQCLVLLHPIMPFITEELWQTTTKRDQLLALTDWPTYTTADLLDAEADRELNWVIGLIESIRSARQQMHVPAGLKVPMLVTEMDEAAQGAWDRNEVMIKRLARVESLERADSFPKGTVSIAAPGASFGLPLAGLIDIDAEKARLQKSLDKLGKEIGGLKGRLNNPKFAASAPEEVVAEAQANLAARQEEADQLQAALDRLAELG; translated from the coding sequence ATGGCACTCGAAAAGACCTTCAACGCCGCCGAGGCGGAAAGCCGCATCTACGCCGATTGGGAGACCAAAGGCGCGTTCAAAGCGGGCGCGAACGCGCAGCGCGACGAGCATTTCTCGGTGATGATCCCGCCGCCGAATGTCACCGGCTCGCTGCACATGGGCCATGCCTTCAACAACACGCTGCAAGATATCCTCGTGCGCTGGCACCGGATGCAGGGGTTTGACACCCTCTGGCAGCCGGGCCAAGACCACGCGGGCATCGCCACACAGATGGTGGTGGAACGCGAATTGGCCGCCACCGGCCAGCCCGGCCGCCGCGAGTTGGGCCGCGAGGCGTTTACCGCCAAGGTCTGGGAGCAGAAGCAGAAATCCGGCGGCACGATCATCGACCAGCTGCGCCGTTTGGGCGCCTCTTGCGACTGGTCGCGCAACGCTTTCACCATGTCCGGCGCGCCCGGTGCGCCCGAGGGTGAGGAAGGCAACTTCCACGATGCCGTGATCAAGGTCTTTGTGGACATGTACAACAAAGGGCTGATCTACCGCGGCAAGCGGCTGGTCAACTGGGACCCGCATTTCGAGACGGCGATCTCGGATTTGGAGGTCGAGAGCACCGAAGTCGACGGCCACATGTGGCACTTCAAATATCCGCTGGCCGGGGGCGAGACCTATACCTACGTCGAGAAAGACGAAGACGGGAACACGCTCTTCGAAGAGACCCGCGACTATATCTCCATCGCCACTACACGGCCCGAAACCATGCTTGGCGACGGCGCGGTCGCGGTTCATCCATCAGATGAGCGTTACGCTTCAATCGTCGGAAAACTCTGCGAAATCCCGGTCGGCCCGAAAGAACAGCGCCGCCTCATCCCGATCATCACCGACGAATACCCAGACAAGAACTTCGGCTCTGGTGCGGTGAAGATCACCGGCGCGCATGACTTCAACGACTACGGTGTGGCCAAGCGCAACAATATCCCGCTCTACGCGCTGATGGACACCCAAGGCCGGATGCGCGCCGATGGTCTGCCCTACGATCAGGCAGCCGCCCGCGCTCAGGCCATCGCCGATGGTTCCGAAGCCGCGCCCGAAGACGCGACCGAGATCAACCTCGTGCCGGACGCCTACCGCGGCTTGGATCGTTTCGAGGCCCGCAAGCGCGTGGTCGAGGACGTGACCGCCGAGGGCCTTGCCGTGATGACCGAGGCGACCGACCCGCGCCTTGGCCGCGCCGCCAAGAAGGCCCCCGTCGAGCCCGGCGAAGGCGGCGAGATGCGCACCGAAGAAGAGAACCTCGTGCCGCTGGTCGAAGCCAAGAAGATCATGCAGCCCTTCGGCGACCGCTCCAAGGTGGTGATCGAGCCGATGCTGACCGACCAGTGGTTCGTCGCCACCGACAAGATCGTGCAGCCCGCCATTGATGCGGTGCGCTCTGGCGAAGTCACGATCCTGCCCGAGCAGGACCGCAAGGTGTATTTCCATTGGCTGGAGAACATCGAGCCCTGGTGCATCTCGCGTCAGCTGTGGTGGGGGCATCAGATCCCCGTGTGGTATGGGCCGGAGATAAATAAAGAACTATCTGAAGAGCCTTACGTAGTAGGAACAGACCAGACCGTCTGGCTGAGTTACTTGGATAAGAAGGCATTCTGCGCCGCAGACTACGAAACTGCAAAAGGAGATATGATCGATAGCTACGGCGATCTCGAAGTGATTGTCGTTGAAAGTCAATATGAAGCGATTGTGCGGACTGGAAACGCGAAACGGGACACTAACAATAATCCACTTCAAGTATTTGTTTGGCGCGACCCCGACGTTCTCGACACATGGTTCTCCTCCGGCCTCTGGCCCATCGGCACGCTGGGCTGGCCCGAGCAAACCGCCGAGCTTGAGAAATACTTCCCTACCTCCGTGCTGGTCACCGGTTTCGACATCATCTTTTTCTGGGTCGCGCGGATGATGATGATGCAATACGCCGTGGTCGACCAAAAGCCCTTCGACACCGTCTATGTCCACGCGCTGGTGCGCGACGAGAAGGGCAAGAAGATGTCGAAGTCTTTGGGCAACGTGCTCGACCCGCTGGAGTTGATCGACGAGTTTGGCGCGGATGCGGTGCGCTTTACCGTTACTTCGATGGCGGCGATGGGGCGTGACCTGAAACTCAGCACGCAGCGCATCGCGGGCTATCGCAACTTCGGCACCAAGCTCTGGAACGCGCATCGCTTTGCCGAGATGAACAACGTCTTTGCCAGCATGCCCGCCGCGATGCCGCAGCCGCAGGCCACGCTGAACAAATGGATCGTTGGCGAGACCGCGCGCATCCGCGAGGAGGTTGACGCGGCGCTTGGCAACTTCCGCTTCAACGACGCGGCCAATGCGCTCTACGCTTTTGTCTGGGGGAAGGTCTGCGACTGGTATGTGGAACTGTCTAAGCCGCTGTTGCAAGACGACGCGCCCGAGGCCGAAGAGACCCGCGCGACGATGGCTTGGGTGTTGGAGCAATGCTTGGTGCTGCTGCACCCGATCATGCCTTTCATCACCGAAGAACTGTGGCAGACCACCACCAAGCGCGACCAATTGCTCGCCCTGACCGATTGGCCGACCTACACCACCGCCGATCTGCTGGATGCGGAGGCGGACCGGGAACTGAACTGGGTGATCGGCCTGATCGAAAGCATCCGCTCTGCGCGTCAGCAGATGCATGTGCCCGCCGGGCTGAAGGTGCCGATGCTGGTGACAGAGATGGACGAGGCTGCACAGGGCGCATGGGATCGCAACGAGGTGATGATCAAACGCCTCGCGCGGGTCGAGAGCCTTGAGCGTGCCGACAGTTTCCCCAAAGGCACCGTGTCCATCGCGGCACCGGGGGCCAGCTTCGGCCTGCCCTTGGCCGGGTTGATCGACATCGACGCCGAGAAGGCGCGCCTGCAAAAATCGCTCGACAAACTGGGCAAGGAGATCGGTGGGCTGAAGGGGCGTTTGAACAACCCCAAGTTTGCGGCCTCAGCGCCGGAAGAGGTTGTCGCCGAAGCGCAGGCCAATCTGGCCGCGCGTCAGGAAGAGGCGGACCAGTTGCAGGCCGCACTGGACCGTCTGGCCGAACTGGGCTGA
- a CDS encoding Lrp/AsnC family transcriptional regulator, with protein MAVQLDDTDRALIAALQGNARLPVADLARSLGLARTTVQARLERLERSGAITGYTLRLGEAARAPLHATALVNIELRAGPAVLARLRSLPAVQVVHTTSGRFDLLVQIAAQTTQELDETLDRIGETRGVKGSESLIHLSTKIDRRG; from the coding sequence ATGGCAGTACAACTTGACGACACCGACCGCGCTTTGATCGCGGCACTACAGGGCAATGCCCGATTGCCGGTAGCTGATCTCGCGCGCAGTCTGGGCCTTGCCCGCACTACCGTTCAGGCGCGGCTGGAACGGCTGGAACGCAGCGGCGCCATCACCGGCTACACTCTGCGCTTGGGCGAGGCAGCCCGTGCCCCGCTTCATGCCACGGCGCTGGTTAATATTGAGTTGCGCGCTGGCCCCGCCGTGCTGGCCCGGCTGCGCAGCCTGCCCGCTGTGCAGGTCGTGCACACCACCTCGGGCCGTTTTGACCTGCTGGTGCAGATCGCGGCCCAAACCACGCAGGAGCTGGACGAGACCCTCGACCGTATCGGCGAGACGCGGGGCGTGAAGGGCAGCGAAAGCCTGATCCACCTGAGCACCAAGATCGACAGACGCGGCTAA
- a CDS encoding pyridoxal-phosphate-dependent aminotransferase family protein — MTKQNKLVQGRSYLAIPGPSVMPDAVLSAMHRAAPNIYEGELVEMMPALAADLKRVARTDRHVAMYISNGHGAWEAALSNVIAPGDRVLVLATGRFGHGWAEMATGLGAEVDILDFGRNAPVDLAQVAERLKADTGHQIKALMAVHVDTSSSVRNDVPGLRRLLDEAGHPALLMADCIASLGCERFEMDAWGVDVMVTASQKGLMVPPGMAFVFFNDRAEEARARLPRVSRYWDWSPRAHAEEFYQYHGGTAPTHHLYGLRAALDMIHEEGIEQVWQRHATLARAVWAACEAWSAEGSLRFNIEDRALRSHAVTALRLQAPHATELRDWVQSNLGLTLGVGLGMALPGEPAWHGFFRLGHMGHVNGHMIMGLLGGIEAGLSALKIDHGPGALQAAAEVIGGA, encoded by the coding sequence ATGACAAAGCAGAATAAACTCGTCCAAGGTCGTTCGTACCTTGCCATTCCCGGCCCCTCGGTCATGCCCGACGCGGTGCTGAGCGCGATGCACCGCGCCGCCCCGAATATCTATGAGGGTGAGTTGGTTGAGATGATGCCGGCACTGGCGGCCGATTTGAAACGTGTGGCGCGTACAGATCGTCATGTGGCGATGTATATCAGCAACGGCCACGGCGCTTGGGAGGCCGCGCTGAGCAATGTCATAGCACCGGGCGACCGCGTGCTGGTGCTGGCGACGGGGCGTTTCGGCCATGGCTGGGCCGAAATGGCGACGGGGCTGGGGGCGGAGGTGGATATCCTCGACTTTGGCCGCAATGCGCCGGTTGATCTGGCGCAGGTGGCCGAGCGTTTGAAGGCCGACACGGGCCACCAGATCAAGGCGCTGATGGCGGTTCATGTGGACACGTCAAGCTCGGTCCGCAACGATGTCCCCGGCCTACGCCGTCTGTTGGATGAGGCAGGCCACCCCGCGCTTTTGATGGCCGATTGCATCGCCTCGCTGGGATGCGAGCGGTTCGAGATGGACGCTTGGGGCGTTGATGTCATGGTCACCGCTTCGCAAAAGGGGCTGATGGTGCCGCCGGGCATGGCCTTCGTGTTCTTCAACGACCGAGCCGAGGAGGCCCGCGCGCGTCTGCCACGAGTGAGCCGCTATTGGGATTGGTCGCCGCGCGCCCATGCGGAGGAGTTCTACCAATACCACGGCGGCACCGCCCCGACGCATCACCTTTATGGCCTGCGCGCCGCGCTTGATATGATCCATGAAGAGGGGATCGAGCAGGTCTGGCAGCGCCATGCCACCTTGGCCCGCGCGGTTTGGGCAGCGTGCGAGGCATGGTCGGCAGAGGGCAGCCTGCGGTTCAACATCGAAGACCGCGCCCTGCGCAGCCATGCCGTCACCGCTCTGCGGCTGCAAGCGCCCCATGCGACAGAGTTGCGCGATTGGGTGCAAAGCAATCTGGGCCTGACACTGGGCGTGGGGCTGGGCATGGCGCTGCCGGGGGAGCCTGCGTGGCACGGGTTCTTCCGCCTTGGCCATATGGGCCATGTGAACGGCCATATGATCATGGGCCTGCTCGGCGGGATCGAAGCCGGGCTTTCGGCGCTAAAGATCGACCACGGGCCGGGCGCGCTGCAGGCGGCGGCGGAGGTGATCGGCGGGGCTTAA
- a CDS encoding pyridoxal phosphate-dependent aminotransferase, whose translation MTYARLTPLAQSLPANVPFVGPEAQERSLGRPFKARLGANENVFGPSPRAIAAMAETEMWKYGDSESVELRAALAELHGVTPDNIIVGEGIDGLLGYLVRLLVGEGDAVVTSEGAYPTFNYHVAGFGGVLHKVSYRDDHEDPAALFAKAAEIDAKLVYLANPDNPMGTWHEGTALARALDDLPQGSLLLLDEAYIECAPEGTAPQLSADDPRVIRMRTFSKAYGLAGARIGYAIAAPELITAFHKVRNHFGLNRAAQAGALAAVQDQDYLMQVQTQIAEARDRIAQIAEKNGLSTLPSAANFVAIDCGGDGAFAKAVLDALVARGIFVRMPFAAPQNRCIRISCSTTEELDYFAAALPDALTEARGA comes from the coding sequence ATGACATATGCACGCCTCACCCCCCTCGCCCAAAGCCTGCCCGCCAACGTCCCCTTCGTGGGCCCCGAAGCACAAGAGCGCAGCCTTGGCCGCCCCTTCAAAGCGCGGCTGGGTGCCAATGAAAACGTCTTTGGCCCCTCGCCCCGCGCCATCGCAGCCATGGCTGAGACCGAGATGTGGAAATACGGCGATTCAGAAAGCGTGGAGCTGCGCGCGGCATTGGCCGAATTGCATGGCGTGACACCCGACAATATCATCGTTGGCGAAGGCATCGACGGGCTGCTGGGCTATCTCGTACGTCTGCTGGTGGGCGAAGGCGATGCGGTGGTAACCTCGGAAGGCGCTTACCCAACCTTCAACTACCATGTCGCAGGCTTTGGCGGCGTGCTGCACAAGGTGTCCTACCGCGACGATCACGAAGACCCGGCAGCGCTTTTCGCCAAAGCGGCAGAGATTGACGCCAAGCTCGTCTACCTCGCCAATCCCGACAATCCGATGGGCACTTGGCATGAGGGCACGGCACTGGCGCGCGCGCTTGACGATCTGCCCCAAGGCAGCCTGCTTTTGCTGGATGAGGCCTATATCGAATGCGCCCCCGAGGGCACAGCACCCCAGCTTTCCGCCGATGACCCGCGGGTGATCCGGATGCGCACCTTTTCCAAAGCCTATGGCCTCGCCGGGGCGCGGATCGGCTATGCCATCGCCGCGCCCGAGTTGATCACCGCCTTTCACAAGGTGCGCAATCACTTTGGTCTCAACCGCGCGGCGCAGGCGGGGGCCTTGGCGGCGGTGCAGGATCAAGACTACCTTATGCAAGTTCAGACCCAGATCGCCGAGGCCCGCGACAGGATCGCTCAAATCGCTGAAAAGAACGGGCTGAGCACCCTGCCCTCCGCCGCCAATTTCGTCGCGATCGACTGTGGCGGCGATGGCGCCTTCGCCAAGGCGGTGCTGGATGCCCTAGTGGCGCGGGGCATCTTTGTGCGCATGCCCTTTGCCGCGCCGCAAAACCGCTGCATCCGCATCAGTTGCAGTACGACAGAGGAGTTGGATTACTTCGCCGCCGCCTTACCCGACGCTCTGACCGAAGCGCGCGGGGCTTAA
- a CDS encoding ABC transporter ATP-binding protein has protein sequence MNDDSYTSAQLMRWLWHDYLKKHTGLMAIAVIFMIIEGSTLGVLAKLMEPMFDRVFVGGDQGALVWVGLVLVAIFALRALATVVQKVLLTRVAQRTAADLRIDLLDRMMQQDGAFHQNHPPGFLVQRVQSDVNAVSDVWRAVITGAGRDLVGLVILMGVAIAIDPIWALLAMVGVPLMVLPAAIAQRFVRARSREARDIGASLSTRLDEVFHGIVQIKLNALEDYQARQYRELTRTFIRTEVRAAFGNSAIPAMIDIMSGIGFMAVIVYGGSEIIAGNKTIGEFMTFFTSLGFMFSPLRRLGAISGLWQMAAAALERIKELLDAPLHLRSPAKPVAAPDGPPDVTLADVSLSYGDTKVLNALNLTAQAGQTTALVGASGAGKSTIFNLLTRLVDPQSGTVQIGGVDTTSMTIPDLRGLFSVVTQEALLFDETLRENIVLGRENVSDEELDRVLKAAHVADFLPQLEQGLETRVGPRGSALSGGQRQRVVIARALLRDTPILLLDEATSALDAQSEQVVQDALDRLAKGRTTIVIAHRLSTIRSADKIVVMDRGQVTDEGTHDELMERGGIYADLYRLQFRDGKTVSDARGLSALSAKKRRERARQPNLFQRIGAVFFN, from the coding sequence ATGAATGATGACAGTTACACCTCCGCGCAGTTGATGCGTTGGCTTTGGCATGACTATCTAAAGAAACACACCGGCCTGATGGCCATCGCGGTGATCTTCATGATCATCGAAGGCTCGACCTTGGGCGTGCTAGCCAAGCTGATGGAGCCGATGTTCGACCGCGTCTTTGTCGGCGGCGACCAAGGTGCGCTGGTTTGGGTGGGGCTGGTGCTGGTGGCGATCTTTGCGCTGCGCGCGCTGGCCACGGTGGTGCAAAAGGTGCTGCTGACCCGCGTGGCGCAACGCACGGCGGCGGACCTGCGCATCGACCTGTTGGACCGGATGATGCAGCAGGATGGTGCCTTTCACCAAAACCACCCGCCCGGTTTTCTTGTGCAGCGCGTGCAATCGGATGTGAACGCGGTCAGCGATGTCTGGCGCGCGGTGATCACCGGCGCGGGGCGCGATCTGGTGGGGCTGGTGATCCTGATGGGCGTCGCCATCGCGATTGATCCGATCTGGGCGCTTTTGGCGATGGTCGGCGTGCCGCTAATGGTGCTGCCGGCCGCCATCGCCCAGCGTTTCGTCCGCGCCCGCTCGCGCGAGGCGCGCGACATCGGCGCCAGCCTCTCGACACGTCTGGACGAGGTCTTTCACGGCATCGTGCAGATCAAACTGAACGCGCTGGAAGACTATCAGGCCCGACAATACCGCGAGTTGACGCGCACCTTTATTCGCACCGAAGTTCGCGCCGCCTTTGGCAATTCCGCGATCCCGGCGATGATCGACATCATGTCAGGCATCGGTTTCATGGCTGTGATCGTCTATGGCGGGTCCGAGATCATCGCGGGCAACAAGACCATTGGCGAGTTCATGACCTTCTTTACCTCGCTCGGGTTCATGTTCTCCCCCCTGCGCCGCCTCGGCGCGATCAGCGGCCTGTGGCAGATGGCCGCCGCTGCACTGGAGCGGATCAAGGAGCTGCTCGACGCGCCCCTGCACCTGCGCAGCCCGGCCAAGCCCGTGGCCGCGCCCGATGGCCCGCCTGACGTTACCTTGGCGGATGTCTCACTCTCCTACGGCGATACGAAGGTGCTGAATGCATTGAACCTGACCGCGCAAGCGGGCCAGACGACCGCCCTTGTTGGCGCCTCGGGCGCGGGGAAATCGACCATTTTCAACCTGCTCACGCGGCTGGTGGATCCACAAAGCGGAACGGTTCAAATCGGCGGGGTCGACACCACGTCGATGACCATCCCAGACCTGCGGGGCCTGTTTTCTGTCGTGACGCAAGAGGCGCTGCTGTTTGATGAGACCCTGCGCGAGAATATCGTGCTGGGCCGCGAGAACGTCAGCGACGAAGAACTCGACCGGGTGCTGAAAGCCGCCCATGTGGCCGATTTCCTGCCGCAGCTTGAACAGGGGTTAGAGACCCGCGTCGGTCCGCGCGGCTCGGCCCTGTCGGGCGGGCAGCGTCAGCGTGTGGTGATCGCCCGCGCCCTGCTGCGCGACACGCCGATTCTGCTGCTTGATGAGGCCACCAGCGCCTTGGATGCGCAATCTGAACAGGTTGTGCAGGATGCCCTTGATCGGCTCGCCAAGGGGCGCACCACCATCGTGATCGCGCATCGGCTCTCGACCATCCGCAGCGCGGATAAGATCGTGGTGATGGACCGCGGCCAAGTCACCGATGAAGGCACCCACGACGAATTGATGGAGCGCGGCGGCATCTATGCCGACCTTTACCGTCTGCAATTCCGCGACGGAAAGACGGTGTCGGATGCCCGTGGCCTCAGCGCCCTCTCTGCGAAAAAGCGCCGCGAAAGGGCGCGTCAGCCCAATCTGTTCCAACGGATCGGGGCGGTGTTCTTTAACTGA